A stretch of the Vagococcus xieshaowenii genome encodes the following:
- the rpmF gene encoding 50S ribosomal protein L32, with the protein MAVPARRTSKAKKAKRRTHYKLSVPGMSTCSNCGEMKRSHHVCPECGQYDGKDVVNTTAE; encoded by the coding sequence ATGGCAGTACCTGCAAGAAGAACTTCAAAAGCTAAAAAAGCAAAACGTCGTACTCACTACAAATTATCAGTACCTGGAATGAGCACATGCTCAAACTGTGGCGAAATGAAACGCAGCCACCATGTATGTCCTGAATGTGGTCAATATGATGGAAAAGATGTTGTAAACACAACAGCTGAATAA
- a CDS encoding YceD family protein encodes MKWSLMELRRYQHEPLVIDTTIELADTLLKRDETILGVGPVKVVGTINVEPREYIAQVQFDVVLTLPSSRSLEPVDYPMTIAFDEIYMIPEEYALVKGTEGYEHAIILESSTLDLREAIEDYILLNIPLKVLTEEEMLADELPSGDAWTIMSEEDYLYQQMETQAQTIDPRLAKLSALLDNNEESD; translated from the coding sequence GTGAAATGGTCATTAATGGAACTAAGAAGGTATCAACATGAACCCTTAGTGATAGATACAACAATTGAATTAGCCGATACGTTATTAAAACGTGATGAGACAATTTTAGGTGTTGGTCCAGTTAAAGTGGTAGGAACAATTAATGTTGAACCAAGAGAGTATATTGCTCAAGTTCAATTTGATGTTGTCTTAACCTTACCATCAAGTCGTTCACTAGAACCTGTTGATTATCCAATGACGATTGCCTTTGATGAAATCTATATGATTCCTGAAGAGTATGCCTTGGTCAAAGGAACAGAAGGTTATGAACATGCTATTATTTTAGAAAGTTCAACCTTAGATTTGCGCGAAGCAATTGAGGATTACATTTTGTTAAATATCCCGTTAAAAGTTTTAACGGAAGAAGAAATGCTTGCTGATGAATTACCAAGTGGTGATGCATGGACAATCATGTCTGAAGAAGATTATTTATACCAACAAATGGAAACTCAAGCCCAAACAATTGATCCTCGTCTTGCAAAATTGTCAGCTTTGTTAGATAATAACGAAGAATCTGATTAA
- the gndA gene encoding NADP-dependent phosphogluconate dehydrogenase codes for MSKQQIGVVGMAVMGKNLALNIESRGYSVSVFNRSASRTEEAIAENPGKKLVPTYTIEEFVDSLETPRKIMLMVQAGAATDATIQSLLPHLDKGDILIDGGNTFFRDTMRRNEELANSGINFIGTGVSGGEEGALKGPAIMPGGQKEAYDLVAPIFEQIAAKAEDGEACVTYIGPNGAGHYVKMAHNGIEYGDMQLIAESYDLMSRLLGLSVDEMAEIFNEWNQGELDSYLIEITADILTHKDDETGKPLVDVILDAAGNKGTGKWTSQSALDLGVPLPLITESVFARYISAMKEERVEASAKIKGLDVTPFDGDKKELVEKIREALYFSKIMSYAQGFAQLRIASEEYGWDLNYGEIAKIFRAGCIIRAKFLQKITDAYAENPELKNLLLDDYFNEITQKYQKSVREVVALAVQAGVPVPTFSSAIAYYDSYRSADLPANIIQAQRDYFGAHTFKRKDKEGTFHHDWYTK; via the coding sequence ATGTCTAAACAACAAATCGGTGTCGTCGGAATGGCGGTAATGGGGAAAAATTTAGCATTAAATATTGAAAGTCGTGGTTATTCTGTTTCAGTCTTTAACCGTTCAGCATCAAGAACAGAAGAAGCAATTGCAGAAAACCCTGGGAAAAAGTTAGTTCCAACTTATACAATTGAAGAGTTTGTTGATTCTTTAGAAACACCTAGAAAAATTATGCTGATGGTTCAAGCAGGAGCAGCAACTGATGCAACAATTCAAAGTTTATTGCCTCACTTAGATAAGGGCGATATTTTAATTGACGGTGGGAATACATTTTTCCGCGATACAATGAGACGTAATGAAGAATTAGCTAACTCTGGCATTAACTTTATCGGAACAGGCGTTTCTGGTGGTGAAGAAGGTGCTTTAAAAGGTCCAGCTATCATGCCAGGTGGGCAAAAAGAAGCCTATGACTTAGTTGCACCAATCTTTGAACAAATTGCAGCTAAGGCTGAAGATGGCGAAGCTTGTGTGACGTATATTGGCCCTAACGGAGCAGGTCATTATGTTAAGATGGCACATAACGGGATCGAATATGGTGATATGCAATTAATTGCTGAATCATATGATTTAATGTCTCGCTTATTAGGCCTTTCTGTTGATGAAATGGCAGAGATTTTTAACGAATGGAACCAAGGTGAGTTAGATAGTTACTTAATCGAAATTACAGCAGATATTTTGACCCACAAAGATGATGAAACAGGTAAACCATTAGTAGATGTTATCTTAGATGCTGCAGGTAATAAAGGAACAGGTAAATGGACCAGTCAAAGTGCATTAGATTTAGGCGTGCCACTACCGTTAATTACCGAATCAGTGTTTGCTCGTTATATTTCAGCAATGAAAGAAGAACGTGTTGAAGCAAGTGCTAAAATTAAAGGGCTAGATGTTACACCTTTTGATGGTGATAAAAAAGAATTAGTAGAAAAAATTCGTGAAGCGTTATATTTCAGTAAAATCATGAGTTACGCACAAGGCTTTGCGCAATTACGTATTGCCAGTGAAGAATATGGATGGGATTTAAACTATGGAGAAATTGCTAAAATTTTCCGTGCAGGTTGTATCATTCGTGCAAAATTCTTACAAAAAATTACTGATGCCTATGCAGAAAATCCAGAATTGAAAAACTTATTATTAGATGATTACTTCAATGAAATCACTCAAAAATATCAAAAATCAGTTCGTGAAGTCGTGGCATTGGCTGTACAAGCTGGCGTACCAGTTCCAACATTCTCTTCTGCGATTGCTTACTATGACTCATATCGTAGTGCAGATTTACCAGCTAATATTATTCAAGCACAACGTGACTACTTTGGTGCACATACATTCAAACGTAAAGACAAAGAAGGCACATTCCATCATGATTGGTATACAAAATAA
- the dnaI gene encoding primosomal protein DnaI, with product MENLGDEMKKVMRHNAWQDRYQHLVDTVMQDKYVQRFLSENEDKITQELVEKSYAKLYEFVQERRKFDEGSPSMIAPGYEPILFLNYRSIDVTYVPTNELLAKQEADAIKRRVKAIDIPKDVRDATFDAFELTDEREHAYSECVDFVNHYIEQPKIFRQGLYLQGSFGVGKTYLLGAMANELAQSGFHTTLIHFPTFAVEIKQAIGNNTLNEKLEEVKKAPILMIDDIGADSMSAWIRDDILGVILQYRMQEQLPTFFSSNFDMEQLEVQHLRQSQRGDDEPLKAKRIMERIKYLSKEIKMIGLNRRLQ from the coding sequence ATGGAAAATTTAGGCGATGAAATGAAAAAAGTTATGCGTCATAATGCGTGGCAAGATCGTTATCAACATTTGGTTGATACCGTGATGCAAGACAAGTATGTGCAACGTTTTTTATCAGAGAATGAAGACAAAATCACACAGGAATTAGTAGAAAAAAGCTATGCTAAACTGTATGAATTTGTCCAAGAAAGACGCAAATTTGATGAAGGAAGTCCTTCAATGATTGCCCCAGGCTATGAGCCAATTTTATTTCTAAACTATCGTTCAATTGATGTGACTTATGTTCCGACGAATGAATTGTTAGCCAAGCAAGAAGCTGATGCAATTAAGCGTCGTGTGAAAGCCATTGATATTCCCAAAGACGTACGTGACGCGACGTTTGATGCGTTTGAACTAACCGATGAACGAGAACATGCGTATTCAGAATGTGTGGATTTTGTGAATCATTACATTGAACAGCCAAAAATTTTCCGACAAGGTCTTTATTTACAAGGTTCTTTTGGTGTTGGAAAAACGTATTTGTTAGGGGCAATGGCCAATGAATTAGCACAGTCAGGCTTTCATACCACACTCATTCATTTTCCAACATTTGCTGTTGAAATTAAACAAGCGATAGGTAATAATACATTGAATGAAAAATTAGAAGAAGTAAAAAAAGCGCCAATATTAATGATTGATGACATTGGAGCAGACTCAATGAGTGCCTGGATTCGCGATGATATTTTAGGTGTTATTTTACAATATCGAATGCAAGAGCAATTACCAACATTCTTTAGTTCTAATTTTGATATGGAACAATTAGAAGTTCAACATTTACGTCAATCACAACGTGGCGATGACGAACCACTAAAAGCTAAACGAATCATGGAACGTATTAAATATTTATCTAAAGAAATTAAAATGATTGGTTTAAATCGACGTCTTCAATAA